Proteins encoded within one genomic window of Clupea harengus chromosome 10, Ch_v2.0.2, whole genome shotgun sequence:
- the opa1 gene encoding dynamin-like 120 kDa protein, mitochondrial isoform X4, whose protein sequence is MLRAGNAVACLACRSLLSPRMGVRVGVPIQKLHPLSRAIHHRYTNANPQRTPHRTAARHISSLCRLPPRTHKSRYGGQGGHGYQQHRSFWAVRLAARLLKLRYLFLGGAVGGGYTAKKTYEEWKDLLPDLSEYNWVVPDFVWELTEQIDLEKLAKALPDAAELAKLMPDLEKIGENFTFLKSLLSTGVSLVSEVNGASGLRLLLESPGESALKAPEAPVAAAAAASTASSAEGGDKQYKKASDKEKIDQLQEEILRSQMKYQRMLERLEKENKELRKVVLQKDDKGIHQRKIKKSLIDLYSEVLDILSDFDSNYNTQDHLPRVVVVGDQSAGKTSVLEMIAQARIFPRGSGEMMTRSPVKVTLSEGPHHVAMFKDSSREFDLSKEEDLAALRQEIELRMRKSVKDGQTVSPETISISVKGPGIQRMVLVDLPGVINTVTAGMAADTKETIFSISKAYMQNPNAIILCIQDGSVDAERSIVTDLVSQMDPQGKRTIFVLTKVDLAEKNLSSPNRIQQIVEGKLFPMKALGYFAVVTGKGSSSESIDSIKDYEEDFFQSSRLLRDGMLKAHQVTTKNLSLAVSDCFWKMVRESVEQQADAFKASRFNLETEWKNNYPRLRELDRNELFEKAKNEILDEVISLSQVTPKHWESILQKKLWERVSTHVIENIYLPAAQTMDSGTFNTTVDIKLKQWTDKQLPHKALEVAWETLQEEFARFMAEYKGKDQDDIFDKLKEAVKDESIKRHKWNERAMDSLRVIQHNALEDRSITDKPQWDAAIQFMEETLQSRLKDTESVINDMVGPDWKQRWMHWTNRTADQHIRNETKNELERLLKLQEDHTAYLANDEVTTVRKNLESRGVEVDPVLIKDTWHQMYRRHFLQKALAHCNLCRRGYYYYQRHFIDSELECNDVVLFWRIQRMLVITGNTLRQQLTNTEVRRLEKNVKEVLEDFGEDNEKKTHLITGRRVQLAEDLKKVREIQEKLEAFIEALHKEK, encoded by the exons ATGTTACGAGCGGGAAATGCGGTCGCCTG CCTGGCCTGCAGGAGCCTACTGTCTCCCAGGATGGGAGTGAGGGTCGGTGTGCCCATCCAGAAACTTCACCCCTTATCCCGTGCCATCCATCACAGATATACCAATGCCAACCCCCAGAGGACTCCACACCGAACTGCTGCCCGCCACATCAGCTCCCTTTGTAGACTTCCCCCGCGTACCCACAAGTCCCGATATGGGGGCCAGGGGGGTCATGGCTATCAGCAGCACCGCTCTTTCTGGGCAGTGCGCCTGGCCGCCAGGCTGCTGAAGCTAAGATACTTATTTCTGGGAGGAGCCGTAGGAGGAGGGTACACCGCTAAAAAG ACTTATGAGGAGTGGAAAGACTTGCTTCCTGATCTTAGTGAATACAACTGGGTAGTGCCTGATTTTGTGTGGGAGCTCACTGAACAAATAGACTTAG AAAAACTTGCCAAGGCTCTGCCTGATGCTGCGGAGTTGGCCAAGCTAATGCCAGACCTGGAGAAGATTGGAGAGAACTTTACGTTTCTTAAGAGTCTTCTGTCCACTG GTGTGAGTTTGGTTAGTGAAGTCAATGGAGCTTCTGGTCTGCGTCTGTTGTTAG AGTCCCCCGGCGAGTCGGCCCTGAAGGCCCCAGAGGCCCCGGTGGCGGCAGCCGCGGCCGCGTCGACAGCCTCGTCGGCCGAGGGCGGCGACAAGCAGTACAAGAAG GCATCAGATAAAGAGAAAATCGACCAGCTTCAAGAAGAGATTCTCCGCTCTCAG ATGAAGTACCAGCGCATGCTGGAGCGTCTGGAGAAGGAGAACAAGGAGCTGAGGAAGGTGGTGCTGCAGAAGGATGACAAGGGCATCCATCAGAGGAAGATCAAG AAGTCTCTAATTGACTTGTACTCAGAAGTGCTGGACATCCTTTCTGACTTTGACTCCAACTACAACACTCAAGACCACCTGCCAAGG gtggtggtggttggggaccAGAGTGCAGGGAAGACCAGCGTGCTGGAGATGATCGCCCAGGCCAGGATCTTCCCCCGGGGCTCGGGCGAAATGATGACCAGGTCCCCTGTCAAG GTGACCCTCAGTGAAGGCCCTCACCATGTGGCCATGTTCAAGGACAGCAGCAGAGAGTTTGACCTCAGCAAGGAGGAGGAT CTGGCTGCCCTCAGGCAGGAGATCGAGCTCAGGATGAGGAAGAGCGTAAAGGATGGTCAAACCGTCAGTCCAGAG ACAATTTCTATAAGTGTCAAAGGCCCTGGAATCCAGAGGATGGTGTTGGTGGACCTGCCTGGTGTTATCaat ACTGTGACCGCAGGTATGGCTGCAGACACCAAGGAAACCATCTTCAGCATCAGTAAAGCGTACATGCAGAACCCCAACGCCATCATCCTCTGCATTCAAG atgGTTCAGTGGATGCAGAGCGCAGCATCGTCACTGACCTGGTCAGCCAGATGGACCCCCAGGGCAAGAGGACCATCTTTGTCTTGACCAAAGTGGACCTGGCCGAAAAGAACCTGTCCAGCCCCAAcagg ATTCAGCAAATTGTTGAAGGCAAGCTGTTCCCAATGAAGGCGTTGGGTTACTTTGCTGTGGTTACTGGCAAAG GAAGCAGCAGTGAAAGCATTGACTCCATCAAAGACTACGAGGAGGATTTCTTTCAGAGCTCCAGGCTATTAAG AGACGGCATGCTGAAGgcccaccaggtcaccactaagAACCTGAGCCTGGCCGTGTCCGACTGCTTCTGGAAGATGGTGAGGGAGTCGGTGGAGCAGCAAGCCGATGCCTTCAAAG CCTCTCGCTTCAACCTGGAGACGGAGTGGAAAAACAACTACCCACGCTTACGGGAGCTGGACAGG AATGAGCTCTTTGAAAAGGCCAAGAATGAGATCCTGGACGAAGTGATCAGCCTGAGTCAGGTCACGCCCAAACACTG GGAGTCCATCCTGCAGAAGAAGTTGTGGGAGAGGGTTTCCACCCACGTCATTGAGAACATCTACTTACCGGCCGCCCAGACCATGGACTCCGGCACCTTCAACACCACTGTGGACATCAAACTGAAGCAGTGGACTGACAAGCAGTTGCCCCACAAAGCCTTGGAG GTTGCCTGGGAGACGCTGCAGGAGGAGTTTGCCCGTTTCATGGCAGAGTACAAAGGGAAAGACCAGGATGACATctttgacaagctgaaggaggCCGTCAAGGACGAGAGCATCAAGAGACACAAATGGAACGAGAGGGCCATGGACAGCCTG AGGGTGATTCAGCACAACGCCCTTGAGGACCGCTCTATCACAGATAAGCCCCAGTGGGACGCCGCCATCCAGTTCATGGAGGAGACTCTGCAGTCCCGCCTCAAAGACA CTGAATCTGTAATTAATGATATGGTGGGGCCGGATTGGAAACAAAGGTGGATGCACTGGACAAACCGCACGGCAGACCAG cacATTCGTAACGAAACCAAAAACGAGCTGGAGCGTCTGCTGAAGCTGCAGGAGGACCACACCGCCTACCTGGCCAACGACGAGGTCACCACCGTACGCAAGAACCTGGAGTCCCGTGGCGTGGAGGTGGACCCTGTGCTG ATCAAGGACACGTGGCACCAGATGTACAGACGACATTTCTTACAGAAAGCCCTGGCCCACTGTAACCTCTGCCGACGaggctactactactaccagaGACATTTCATAGACTCTGAA ctggaGTGCAATGACGTAGTGCTGTTCTGGAGGATCCAGCGCATGCTGGTCATCACTGGCAACACGCTGAGGCAACAGCTCACCAACACTGAGG TACGTCGCCTGGAGAAGAACGTGAAGGAGGTGCTGGAGGACTTTGGGGAGGACAACGAAAAGAAGACCCATCTGATCACCGGCAGGAGAGTGCAGTTGGCCGAGGACCTCA
- the opa1 gene encoding dynamin-like 120 kDa protein, mitochondrial isoform X5 has product MLRAGNAVACLACRSLLSPRMGVRVGVPIQKLHPLSRAIHHRYTNANPQRTPHRTAARHISSLCRLPPRTHKSRYGGQGGHGYQQHRSFWAVRLAARLLKLRYLFLGGAVGGGYTAKKTYEEWKDLLPDLSEYNWVVPDFVWELTEQIDLEKLAKALPDAAELAKLMPDLEKIGENFTFLKSLLSTESPGESALKAPEAPVAAAAAASTASSAEGGDKQYKKASDKEKIDQLQEEILRSQMKYQRMLERLEKENKELRKVVLQKDDKGIHQRKIKKSLIDLYSEVLDILSDFDSNYNTQDHLPRVVVVGDQSAGKTSVLEMIAQARIFPRGSGEMMTRSPVKVTLSEGPHHVAMFKDSSREFDLSKEEDLAALRQEIELRMRKSVKDGQTVSPETISISVKGPGIQRMVLVDLPGVINTVTAGMAADTKETIFSISKAYMQNPNAIILCIQDGSVDAERSIVTDLVSQMDPQGKRTIFVLTKVDLAEKNLSSPNRIQQIVEGKLFPMKALGYFAVVTGKGSSSESIDSIKDYEEDFFQSSRLLRDGMLKAHQVTTKNLSLAVSDCFWKMVRESVEQQADAFKASRFNLETEWKNNYPRLRELDRNELFEKAKNEILDEVISLSQVTPKHWESILQKKLWERVSTHVIENIYLPAAQTMDSGTFNTTVDIKLKQWTDKQLPHKALEVAWETLQEEFARFMAEYKGKDQDDIFDKLKEAVKDESIKRHKWNERAMDSLRVIQHNALEDRSITDKPQWDAAIQFMEETLQSRLKDTESVINDMVGPDWKQRWMHWTNRTADQHIRNETKNELERLLKLQEDHTAYLANDEVTTVRKNLESRGVEVDPVLIKDTWHQMYRRHFLQKALAHCNLCRRGYYYYQRHFIDSELECNDVVLFWRIQRMLVITGNTLRQQLTNTEVRRLEKNVKEVLEDFGEDNEKKTHLITGRRVQLAEDLKKVREIQEKLEAFIEALHKEK; this is encoded by the exons ATGTTACGAGCGGGAAATGCGGTCGCCTG CCTGGCCTGCAGGAGCCTACTGTCTCCCAGGATGGGAGTGAGGGTCGGTGTGCCCATCCAGAAACTTCACCCCTTATCCCGTGCCATCCATCACAGATATACCAATGCCAACCCCCAGAGGACTCCACACCGAACTGCTGCCCGCCACATCAGCTCCCTTTGTAGACTTCCCCCGCGTACCCACAAGTCCCGATATGGGGGCCAGGGGGGTCATGGCTATCAGCAGCACCGCTCTTTCTGGGCAGTGCGCCTGGCCGCCAGGCTGCTGAAGCTAAGATACTTATTTCTGGGAGGAGCCGTAGGAGGAGGGTACACCGCTAAAAAG ACTTATGAGGAGTGGAAAGACTTGCTTCCTGATCTTAGTGAATACAACTGGGTAGTGCCTGATTTTGTGTGGGAGCTCACTGAACAAATAGACTTAG AAAAACTTGCCAAGGCTCTGCCTGATGCTGCGGAGTTGGCCAAGCTAATGCCAGACCTGGAGAAGATTGGAGAGAACTTTACGTTTCTTAAGAGTCTTCTGTCCACTG AGTCCCCCGGCGAGTCGGCCCTGAAGGCCCCAGAGGCCCCGGTGGCGGCAGCCGCGGCCGCGTCGACAGCCTCGTCGGCCGAGGGCGGCGACAAGCAGTACAAGAAG GCATCAGATAAAGAGAAAATCGACCAGCTTCAAGAAGAGATTCTCCGCTCTCAG ATGAAGTACCAGCGCATGCTGGAGCGTCTGGAGAAGGAGAACAAGGAGCTGAGGAAGGTGGTGCTGCAGAAGGATGACAAGGGCATCCATCAGAGGAAGATCAAG AAGTCTCTAATTGACTTGTACTCAGAAGTGCTGGACATCCTTTCTGACTTTGACTCCAACTACAACACTCAAGACCACCTGCCAAGG gtggtggtggttggggaccAGAGTGCAGGGAAGACCAGCGTGCTGGAGATGATCGCCCAGGCCAGGATCTTCCCCCGGGGCTCGGGCGAAATGATGACCAGGTCCCCTGTCAAG GTGACCCTCAGTGAAGGCCCTCACCATGTGGCCATGTTCAAGGACAGCAGCAGAGAGTTTGACCTCAGCAAGGAGGAGGAT CTGGCTGCCCTCAGGCAGGAGATCGAGCTCAGGATGAGGAAGAGCGTAAAGGATGGTCAAACCGTCAGTCCAGAG ACAATTTCTATAAGTGTCAAAGGCCCTGGAATCCAGAGGATGGTGTTGGTGGACCTGCCTGGTGTTATCaat ACTGTGACCGCAGGTATGGCTGCAGACACCAAGGAAACCATCTTCAGCATCAGTAAAGCGTACATGCAGAACCCCAACGCCATCATCCTCTGCATTCAAG atgGTTCAGTGGATGCAGAGCGCAGCATCGTCACTGACCTGGTCAGCCAGATGGACCCCCAGGGCAAGAGGACCATCTTTGTCTTGACCAAAGTGGACCTGGCCGAAAAGAACCTGTCCAGCCCCAAcagg ATTCAGCAAATTGTTGAAGGCAAGCTGTTCCCAATGAAGGCGTTGGGTTACTTTGCTGTGGTTACTGGCAAAG GAAGCAGCAGTGAAAGCATTGACTCCATCAAAGACTACGAGGAGGATTTCTTTCAGAGCTCCAGGCTATTAAG AGACGGCATGCTGAAGgcccaccaggtcaccactaagAACCTGAGCCTGGCCGTGTCCGACTGCTTCTGGAAGATGGTGAGGGAGTCGGTGGAGCAGCAAGCCGATGCCTTCAAAG CCTCTCGCTTCAACCTGGAGACGGAGTGGAAAAACAACTACCCACGCTTACGGGAGCTGGACAGG AATGAGCTCTTTGAAAAGGCCAAGAATGAGATCCTGGACGAAGTGATCAGCCTGAGTCAGGTCACGCCCAAACACTG GGAGTCCATCCTGCAGAAGAAGTTGTGGGAGAGGGTTTCCACCCACGTCATTGAGAACATCTACTTACCGGCCGCCCAGACCATGGACTCCGGCACCTTCAACACCACTGTGGACATCAAACTGAAGCAGTGGACTGACAAGCAGTTGCCCCACAAAGCCTTGGAG GTTGCCTGGGAGACGCTGCAGGAGGAGTTTGCCCGTTTCATGGCAGAGTACAAAGGGAAAGACCAGGATGACATctttgacaagctgaaggaggCCGTCAAGGACGAGAGCATCAAGAGACACAAATGGAACGAGAGGGCCATGGACAGCCTG AGGGTGATTCAGCACAACGCCCTTGAGGACCGCTCTATCACAGATAAGCCCCAGTGGGACGCCGCCATCCAGTTCATGGAGGAGACTCTGCAGTCCCGCCTCAAAGACA CTGAATCTGTAATTAATGATATGGTGGGGCCGGATTGGAAACAAAGGTGGATGCACTGGACAAACCGCACGGCAGACCAG cacATTCGTAACGAAACCAAAAACGAGCTGGAGCGTCTGCTGAAGCTGCAGGAGGACCACACCGCCTACCTGGCCAACGACGAGGTCACCACCGTACGCAAGAACCTGGAGTCCCGTGGCGTGGAGGTGGACCCTGTGCTG ATCAAGGACACGTGGCACCAGATGTACAGACGACATTTCTTACAGAAAGCCCTGGCCCACTGTAACCTCTGCCGACGaggctactactactaccagaGACATTTCATAGACTCTGAA ctggaGTGCAATGACGTAGTGCTGTTCTGGAGGATCCAGCGCATGCTGGTCATCACTGGCAACACGCTGAGGCAACAGCTCACCAACACTGAGG TACGTCGCCTGGAGAAGAACGTGAAGGAGGTGCTGGAGGACTTTGGGGAGGACAACGAAAAGAAGACCCATCTGATCACCGGCAGGAGAGTGCAGTTGGCCGAGGACCTCA